The following are from one region of the Coffea eugenioides isolate CCC68of chromosome 2, Ceug_1.0, whole genome shotgun sequence genome:
- the LOC113762220 gene encoding G-type lectin S-receptor-like serine/threonine-protein kinase At1g34300: MLNPLPFFLLFITAKSFSTLAAADVQLGSTLSASDPNSKWTSPSQTFTFTFISDPSGASSAHFAAIIYDNSPNIPIWIAGGSDLGAADSTATLRILSNGNLELRNGSYNSLVWQSSTSRRGAASAALDDSGNFALRNATRSDIWSTFDNPTDTIVPSQNFTRNHVLRNGIYSFRLSNSTGNLTLMWNESIFYYSSGLNSSATVNWTSPSLTISPIGIITLSDLHLSGPLSSAYSSDYADATIVLRFVKLDNDGNLRIYSVGKGSGSRTVTWSAVSDQCRVFGYCGNFGICGYNETGPVCSCPSQNFEPVDQRDGRKGCKIKVNLQNCEGYRTMMQLDHTVLLTYPPESDTDNTQVFSACKSNCLQSYPCLGSTSLADGTGFCYQKTSNFISGYQSPALPSTSFFKICGQPEPSPPVLSADSVKRDGWRLKAWIVVVVVLVTILGLILVEGSTWWWCFRDSPKFGGMSAQYALLEYASGAPVQFSYKELQRATKGFKEKLGAGGFGAVYKGVLANRTVAAVKQLEGIEQGEKQFRMEVATISSTHHLNLVRLIGFCSEGRHRLLVYEFMKNGSLDNFLFTTEEHSGKILSWESRYNIALGTARGITYLHEECRDCIVHCDIKPENILLDENYNAKVSDFGLAKLINLKDHRYRTLTSVTETRGYLAPEWLANLPITSKSDVYSFGMVLLEIVSGKRNFEVSAETNNKKFSLWAYEEFDKGNTEAIFDKHDLSKNEIDIEQVMRAIQVSFWCIQEQPSQRPVMGKVVQMLEGITDIGKPPIPKGVTEGSVSGTSINASSISAFSTIAASAPAPSSSSSVQTRGILSSVSARNTERASSSLLQSEAKSAL; this comes from the exons ATGCTGAACCCTTTGCCTTTCTTCTTACTATTCATCACAGCCAAGAGTTTTTCTACTTTAGCTGCAGCTGATGTTCAACTTGGGTCAACCCTCTCAGCTTCCGATCCCAACTCCAAATGGACTTCTCCAAGCCAGACCTTCACTTTTACCTTCATTTCTGATCCCTCTGGTGCTAGTTCAGCTCATTTTGCAGCCATAATTTACGATAACAGCCCCAATATTCCTATCTGGATTGCTGGTGGTTCTGACCTCGGCGCTGCTGATTCCACCGCCACCCTCCGCATCCTGTCGAACGGCAATCTGGAGCTTCGCAACGGTTCATACAACTCCCTTGTCTGGCAGTCGTCCACCTCTAGGCGTGGGGCTGCATCCGCTGCTCTTGACGATTCAGGTAATTTTGCTCTTAGAAACGCCACCAGGTCGGATATTTGGTCAACTTTTGATAATCCGACCGATACTATTGTTCCGTCTCAGAATTTTACCAGAAATCATGTTTTGCGAAATGGGATTTATTCGTTTCGCTTGAGCAATAGTACTGGCAACTTAACTCTTATGTGGAATGAGTCCATTTTCTATTACAGTTCTGGGTTGAATTCATCTGCTACGGTCAACTGGACTTCACCAAGTTTAACCATTTCACCAATTGGGATAATAACCCTTTCTGATCTGCACCTTTCCGGCCCTTTATCCTCGGCTTATAGTAGTGATTATGCCGACGCAACAATTGTATTAAGGTTTGTGAAGTTGGATAATGATGGTAATTTGAGAATTTATAGCGTTGGGAAGGGTAGTGGGAGTAGAACTGTTACATGGTCTGCTGTAAGTGATCAATGTCGAGTGTTTGGATATTGTGGGAATTTTGGGATATGTGGTTATAATGAGACGGGACCGGTTTGCAGTTGTCCGTCACAGAATTTTGAACCAGTTGATCAGAGGGATGGTAGGAAAGGGTGTAAGATTAAGGTGAACCTTCAGAATTGTGAGGGATATAGGACGATGATGCAGTTGGACCATACTGTGTTATTGACCTATCCCCCTGAATCAGATACAGATAATACTCAGGTTTTCTCTGCCTGTAAATCAAATTGTCTTCAGTCATATCCTTGTCTTGGATCAACTTCATTGGCTGATGGGACAGGGTTTTGTTATCagaaaacttcaaatttcatcaGCGGCTACCAGTCGCCTGCACTTCCTAGCACTTCCTTTTTCAAGATATGCGGCCAACCTGAGCCTAGTCCTCCTGTTTTATCAGCTGACAGTGTTAAAAGGGATGGCTGGAGATTGAAAGCGTGGATAGTTGTGGTTGTGGTCTTGGTTACCATTTTGGGTTTGATCTTAGTTGAAGGTAGTACGTGGTGGTGGTGCTTTAGGGATAGCCCGAAATTTGGGGGAATGTCAGCTCAGTATGCACTTCTTGAGTATGCCTCTGGTGCACCTGTCCAGTTCTCATATAAGGAGCTCCAACGGGCAACAAAAGGGTTTAAAGAAAAGCTTGGTGCAGGAGGATTTGGGGCTGTCTATAAAGGGGTTCTTGCTAATAGAACTGTTGCTGCAGTGAAACAGCTGGAGGGAATTGAGCAGGGTGAAAAACAGTTCAGAATGGAGGTTGCCACAATAAGCAGCACCCACCATTTGAATTTGGTTAGATTGATAGGATTTTGTTCTGAAGGGCGTCACCGACTACTGGTGTATGAGTTCATGAAAAATGGTTCGCTGGATAACTTTCTCTTCACCACTGAAGAGCATTCAGGAAAGATATTGAGTTGGGAATCTCGTTATAACATTGCACTAGGGACTGCAAGGGGGATTACATATCTTCATGAAGAGTGTCGAGATTGTATTGTGCACTGTGATATAAAGCCTGAAAACATTCTCTTGGATGAAAATTACAATGCCAAAGTATCAGATTTTGGCCTTGCGAAACTTATTAATCTCAAGGACCACAGGTATCGAACCTTGACAAGTGTAACGGAAACAAGAGGATATTTGGCTCCTGAGTGGCTTGCTAATCTTCCAATAACTTCAAAATCTGATGTATATAGCTTTGGAATGGTATTATTGGAGATAGTAAGTGGAAAAAGGAACTTTGAAGTCTCAGCTGAGACAAACAATAAAAAGTTTTCTTTGTGGGCTTATGAGGAATTTGATAAGGGCAATACTGAAGCAATTTTTGATAAAcatgat CTTTCTAAGAATGAGATAGATATAGAGCAAGTGATGAGGGCAATTCAAGTTAGCTTTTGGTGCATCCAAGAGCAACCATCTCAGAGGCCTGTAATGGGTAAGGTTGTTCAGATGCTAGAAGGCATTACTGATATTGGTAAACCACCCATTCCTAAGGGTGTCACAGAGGGATCTGTCAGTGGGACTAGCATAAACGCTAGTAGTATCAGTGCCTTTTCCACAATTGCAGCTTCAGCTCCAGCTCCCTCGTCATCTTCGTCAGTTCAAACTCGTGGAATTTTGTCTTCTGTTTCAGCAAGGAATACAGAGAGAGCATCTTCATCACTTCTTCAGTCCGAAGCTAAGTCTGCATTATGA